Proteins from a genomic interval of Leifsonia shinshuensis:
- a CDS encoding GNAT family N-acetyltransferase has protein sequence MVTVTNVDADEFRYVQATDELARPLLAELELEYDTRYGDFFGERASTELNRYPAELFSAAHGGAFVLLLREGAPIAGGAFKRLDPETAELKRIWTSSAHRRQGLARRVVEELEAEAVRQGYTRIYLTTGPRQPEAKALYLAAGYSPLFDTALPAEEVGIHPFQKFVGGAR, from the coding sequence ATGGTGACTGTCACGAACGTCGACGCTGACGAGTTCCGCTATGTCCAGGCGACAGACGAGCTGGCCCGTCCGCTGCTGGCCGAGCTGGAGCTCGAGTACGACACCCGCTACGGCGACTTCTTCGGGGAGCGGGCCTCCACCGAACTGAACCGCTACCCCGCCGAGCTCTTCTCCGCTGCCCACGGAGGCGCATTCGTCCTGCTGCTGCGCGAAGGCGCGCCCATCGCCGGAGGGGCGTTCAAGCGCCTCGACCCGGAGACCGCGGAGCTCAAGCGCATCTGGACGAGCTCCGCCCACCGCCGCCAGGGCCTGGCCCGCCGGGTCGTCGAAGAGCTCGAAGCCGAGGCCGTGCGGCAGGGCTACACGCGGATCTACCTAACGACCGGCCCCCGGCAGCCGGAGGCGAAGGCGTTGTACCTCGCCGCCGGCTACAGCCCGCTCTTCGACACCGCGCTCCCGGCCGAAGAGGTGGGAATCCACCCCTTCCAGAAGTTCGTGGGAGGTGCGCGATGA
- a CDS encoding amino acid ABC transporter permease, with product MSAVSTAVERTAVATPAATSPLPDGIDLRRLAERPVLPLRHPGRWIAAALVLVLLLNFGQTLFTNPSWEWAKVGKWLFSPAILTGLQLTLAATAISAVVSFAGGIVVALGRLSANPVLSSVSWLYVWLFRSVPLILVLIFLYNLGNLYPTIGVGIPFGPQVEVKTVSVLSDLTLGVIGLSLSEIAYSSEIVRAGILSVDQGQHEAAKSLGLPRGRQFRRIVLPQALRSIVPAYVNQIIGLLKASSLLFYVSLLDLFGVVQNLSSTYPTDIIPLLVVATIWYLVLTSVVSVIQYYVERFYARGAVRTLPPTPFQRLRGWANNRLDGAA from the coding sequence ATGAGCGCGGTCAGCACCGCGGTCGAGCGGACCGCCGTGGCCACTCCGGCCGCTACCAGCCCGCTGCCGGACGGCATCGATCTGCGCCGCCTCGCCGAGCGCCCGGTCCTCCCGCTGCGGCACCCGGGCCGGTGGATCGCGGCGGCCCTGGTGCTCGTGCTGCTGCTGAACTTCGGGCAGACGCTGTTCACGAACCCGTCGTGGGAGTGGGCGAAGGTGGGCAAGTGGCTGTTCAGCCCGGCCATCCTCACCGGGCTCCAGCTGACCCTGGCGGCGACGGCCATCTCGGCGGTCGTCTCCTTCGCGGGCGGCATCGTCGTGGCGCTCGGCCGGCTGTCGGCGAACCCGGTGCTCAGCTCGGTGAGCTGGCTGTACGTCTGGCTGTTCCGCTCCGTGCCGCTGATCCTCGTGCTGATCTTCCTCTACAACCTCGGCAACCTGTACCCGACGATCGGGGTCGGCATCCCCTTCGGGCCGCAGGTCGAGGTGAAGACGGTGTCCGTGCTGTCCGACCTCACGCTCGGCGTCATCGGACTGAGCCTGAGCGAGATCGCGTACAGCTCCGAGATCGTGCGGGCCGGCATCCTGTCGGTCGACCAGGGCCAGCACGAGGCGGCGAAGTCGCTCGGGCTCCCGCGCGGGCGGCAGTTCCGCCGGATCGTGCTGCCCCAGGCGCTCCGGTCGATCGTCCCGGCGTACGTGAACCAGATCATCGGCCTGCTGAAGGCGAGCTCGCTGCTGTTCTACGTGTCGCTGCTCGACCTGTTCGGCGTCGTCCAGAACCTCAGCAGCACCTACCCGACCGACATCATCCCGCTGCTCGTAGTCGCCACCATCTGGTACCTGGTGCTCACCAGCGTCGTCTCGGTGATCCAGTACTACGTCGAGCGCTTCTACGCGCGCGGCGCGGTGCGGACCCTGCCGCCCACTCCGTTCCAGCGGCTGCGCGGCTGGGCGAACAACCGCCTGGACGGTGCGGCATGA
- a CDS encoding amino acid ABC transporter ATP-binding protein: MSAGIEIANATKSFGDRPVLRGVDLTIEAGTVTVILGPSGSGKSTLLRAINHLEPLDEGYVVVGDELIGVRVHHGRLKELSEREILRQRARIGFVFQNFNLFPHLTILENVSEAPIALGTPPATAREQARALLERVGLSEKASAYPRQLSGGQQQRVAIARALALEPEVLLFDEPTSALDPELVGDVLGVIRSLAGNGVTLVVVTHEIGFAREVADQVVFLDEGVIVEQGRPSDVLDNPREARTREFLSRVL; this comes from the coding sequence ATGAGCGCCGGGATCGAGATCGCGAACGCGACCAAGTCCTTCGGCGACCGGCCGGTGCTCCGCGGGGTCGACCTGACGATCGAGGCCGGGACGGTCACCGTCATCCTCGGACCGTCCGGTTCGGGGAAGTCCACCCTGCTCCGCGCCATCAACCACCTCGAACCGCTCGATGAGGGCTACGTCGTCGTCGGCGACGAGCTGATCGGCGTCCGAGTGCACCACGGCCGGCTGAAGGAGCTCAGCGAGCGGGAGATCCTGCGCCAGCGGGCCCGCATCGGGTTCGTCTTCCAGAACTTCAACCTGTTCCCGCACCTGACGATCCTCGAGAACGTGTCGGAGGCGCCGATCGCGCTGGGCACGCCTCCCGCGACCGCCCGTGAGCAGGCGCGCGCGCTGCTGGAGCGGGTCGGCCTGTCCGAGAAGGCGTCGGCGTACCCCCGGCAGCTCTCCGGAGGCCAGCAGCAGCGCGTCGCCATCGCCCGCGCTCTCGCCCTGGAGCCGGAGGTGCTGCTGTTCGACGAGCCGACCTCGGCTCTCGACCCCGAGCTGGTCGGCGACGTGCTGGGCGTCATCCGGTCCCTCGCCGGCAACGGCGTCACCCTCGTCGTGGTCACCCACGAGATCGGCTTCGCCCGTGAGGTCGCCGATCAGGTGGTGTTCCTCGACGAGGGCGTCATCGTCGAGCAGGGCCGCCCGTCCGACGTCCTCGACAACCCGCGCGAAGCGCGCACCCGAGAGTTCCTGAGCCGCGTGCTCTGA
- a CDS encoding transporter substrate-binding domain-containing protein: protein MSPHITPPRRRLGVAGAVLASAALVVSLAACSGQASAENDGSSNGGVAIAAHTNGVGTPTTIQVTTVAKIADELPAAVKSSGKLVIGVGALPAGFPPLAFTGDDQKTLTGSEPDLGRLVAAVLGLKPEVKNATWDNLFVGIDTGATDVGFSNITDTEQRKEKYDFASYRKDELAFTVLKKNTWEFNGDYENLAGKTIAVSSGTNQEKILLEWKTKLEGEGKTLNVKYYPDTNSTILALNSGKIDASFGPNPGAAYQNTQSASSANPTRTAGTYSGAGASLQGLIAATVKKGSGLDKPIADAINYLIDNGQYAKWLKAYNLTNEGLPKSEINPPGLPISNQ, encoded by the coding sequence ATGTCCCCCCACATCACCCCACCCAGACGCCGCCTCGGCGTCGCCGGGGCCGTCCTCGCGTCGGCCGCCCTCGTCGTCTCTCTCGCGGCCTGCTCCGGACAGGCGTCAGCCGAGAACGACGGATCCTCGAACGGCGGCGTCGCCATCGCCGCGCACACCAACGGCGTCGGCACCCCGACCACCATCCAGGTGACCACGGTCGCGAAGATCGCCGATGAGCTGCCCGCCGCCGTGAAGTCCAGCGGAAAGCTCGTGATCGGCGTCGGCGCGCTGCCGGCGGGCTTCCCGCCCCTCGCCTTCACCGGCGACGACCAGAAGACGCTCACCGGCTCCGAGCCCGACCTCGGCCGTCTCGTCGCCGCCGTGCTCGGTCTGAAGCCCGAGGTGAAGAACGCGACCTGGGACAACCTCTTCGTCGGCATCGACACCGGCGCGACCGATGTCGGTTTCTCGAACATCACCGACACCGAGCAGCGCAAGGAGAAGTACGACTTCGCTTCGTACCGCAAGGACGAGCTCGCCTTCACCGTTCTGAAGAAGAACACGTGGGAGTTCAACGGCGACTACGAGAACCTGGCGGGCAAGACCATCGCCGTCAGCTCCGGCACCAACCAGGAGAAGATCCTGCTGGAGTGGAAGACGAAGCTCGAGGGCGAGGGCAAGACCCTCAACGTCAAGTACTATCCCGACACGAACTCGACGATCCTGGCCCTGAACTCGGGCAAGATCGACGCCAGCTTCGGGCCGAACCCGGGCGCCGCGTACCAGAACACCCAGAGCGCGTCGTCGGCGAACCCGACCCGCACCGCCGGAACCTACTCCGGAGCCGGGGCGAGCCTCCAGGGACTGATCGCCGCGACCGTCAAGAAGGGCAGCGGCCTCGACAAGCCGATCGCCGACGCCATCAACTACCTGATCGACAACGGCCAGTACGCCAAGTGGCTGAAGGCGTACAACCTCACCAACGAGGGCCTGCCGAAGTCCGAGATCAACCCGCCCGGGCTCCCGATCAGCAACCAGTGA
- a CDS encoding DUF1684 domain-containing protein, giving the protein MTIAADTTTTAFESAWSAWHQAHEADRASAHGFLAITALHWLTAEPTAYDGLPGRWWSSEDGPVVELGDGETLLVDGDTVTGRVAFGAIPERGGRVAAFGDVVIEIAKRGGSDLLRPRHPGHPTRSGYHGTPTYAPDAAWAIEGRFVPFDQPVEVTVGSVAEGLQHVYAAPGEVEFSRDGGVHRLTAFNGHTPGSLFILFTDETSGVTTYPANRSLAVAAPGDDGSVVLDFNRAVNLPCAYTDFATCPLPPAGNRLPFAVEAGEKIPHERSAR; this is encoded by the coding sequence ATGACCATCGCAGCAGACACCACGACAACCGCTTTCGAATCGGCGTGGAGCGCCTGGCATCAGGCCCACGAGGCCGACCGGGCTTCCGCGCACGGCTTCCTCGCCATCACCGCGCTGCACTGGCTGACGGCGGAGCCGACGGCCTACGACGGCCTCCCCGGACGCTGGTGGAGCTCCGAAGACGGCCCGGTCGTGGAGCTCGGCGATGGTGAGACCCTCCTCGTCGACGGCGACACGGTCACCGGCCGTGTCGCCTTCGGCGCCATCCCGGAGCGTGGTGGTCGCGTCGCCGCGTTCGGCGACGTGGTGATCGAGATCGCGAAACGGGGCGGATCCGACCTGCTCCGGCCGCGGCATCCCGGTCATCCCACCCGCTCCGGGTACCACGGGACCCCGACCTACGCTCCGGATGCCGCGTGGGCGATCGAGGGCCGCTTCGTCCCGTTCGACCAGCCGGTCGAGGTGACGGTCGGCTCGGTCGCCGAAGGCCTCCAGCACGTCTACGCCGCTCCCGGGGAGGTGGAGTTCTCGCGCGACGGCGGCGTGCACCGGCTGACCGCCTTCAACGGGCACACCCCGGGGTCGCTGTTCATCCTCTTCACCGACGAGACCAGCGGTGTCACCACCTACCCGGCCAACCGGTCGCTGGCCGTCGCCGCTCCCGGTGATGACGGATCGGTCGTCCTCGACTTCAACCGGGCGGTCAACCTCCCGTGCGCGTACACCGACTTCGCCACCTGCCCGCTGCCGCCCGCCGGCAACCGTCTGCCGTTCGCGGTGGAGGCCGGAGAGAAGATCCCGCACGAGCGGAGCGCCCGATGA
- a CDS encoding LLM class flavin-dependent oxidoreductase, with protein sequence MSRPEHPLVLGVELDGDGAHPAAWRASSHSPAELLGGRVHAERAQEAERAGFAFASFADSALPPADPDGISARLDAIQRAAFVAPLTSAIGLVPEAGTVYTEPFHVATQLASLDFASRGRAGWVATAVDDPGTAALYGRDGQPGRPQDAVEVARRLWDSWEDDAVIRDVATGRYLDRDRLHHIRFTGDDYSIVGPSIVPRPPQGALPVFGAAALAGTAELDAALFDVRPGSAEEVLARATDTAAAVRSTAALAILDLEFALDAAGLPAGERVHTLDARTPWPARRARYTGTADGLIDLLVSLAPVVDGVRLHPAVLDVDLAEFAFAVAPRLRDRIPLAIPRPGDTLRATLGLPAAVNRYQESA encoded by the coding sequence ATGAGCCGCCCGGAGCATCCCCTCGTCCTCGGCGTCGAGCTCGACGGCGACGGAGCGCACCCCGCCGCGTGGCGGGCGTCCTCGCACAGCCCGGCCGAGCTGCTCGGCGGCCGGGTGCACGCCGAGCGCGCGCAGGAGGCCGAGCGCGCCGGATTCGCCTTCGCGAGCTTCGCCGACTCGGCCCTGCCGCCGGCGGATCCCGACGGCATCTCCGCCCGGCTGGACGCGATCCAGCGGGCGGCGTTCGTCGCCCCACTGACCAGCGCGATCGGGTTGGTTCCGGAGGCGGGCACGGTCTACACGGAGCCGTTCCACGTCGCCACCCAGCTCGCTTCGCTCGACTTCGCGTCGCGCGGACGCGCCGGCTGGGTCGCGACCGCGGTGGACGACCCCGGGACGGCGGCGCTCTACGGGCGCGACGGGCAGCCGGGACGGCCGCAGGATGCGGTGGAGGTCGCGCGTCGGCTCTGGGACTCGTGGGAGGACGACGCGGTGATCCGCGACGTGGCGACCGGCCGGTACCTCGACCGGGACCGTCTGCACCACATCCGCTTCACCGGCGACGACTACTCGATCGTGGGACCGTCGATCGTGCCGAGGCCGCCGCAGGGCGCCCTCCCGGTCTTCGGCGCGGCGGCCCTGGCCGGGACCGCCGAACTGGATGCGGCCCTCTTCGACGTGCGGCCGGGGAGCGCGGAGGAGGTGCTCGCGCGCGCGACCGACACCGCGGCGGCGGTCCGCTCGACGGCCGCGCTCGCGATCCTCGACCTCGAGTTCGCGCTCGACGCCGCCGGTCTTCCGGCAGGCGAGCGGGTGCACACCCTCGACGCCCGGACACCGTGGCCCGCACGCCGCGCGCGCTACACGGGAACCGCCGACGGGCTGATCGACCTGCTCGTCTCGCTCGCGCCCGTCGTCGACGGCGTCCGCCTCCACCCCGCCGTGCTCGACGTCGACCTCGCGGAGTTCGCGTTCGCCGTCGCGCCGCGGCTCCGCGACCGCATCCCGCTCGCCATCCCGCGCCCCGGCGACACCCTGCGCGCGACGCTGGGCCTGCCCGCCGCCGTCAACCGCTACCAGGAGTCCGCATGA
- a CDS encoding NtaA/DmoA family FMN-dependent monooxygenase (This protein belongs to a clade of FMN-dependent monooxygenases, within a broader family of flavin-dependent oxidoreductases, the luciferase-like monooxygenase (LMM) family, some of whose members use coenzyme F420 rather than FMN.) has protein sequence MTAPTVLRFGVFFQGVNFSTVWTEPESGSQIDFESFRRLAQTAERGLFSAFFLGEGLRLREHLGRLHQLDVAGRPDAQTQLAALAAVTSRIGLVATQNTTYNDPLDLAHRFASLDLLSGGRAAWNVVTTDNAWTGENFRRGGYLDHADRYRHAEAVVVAAKELWAAWAADIADSPDADAWSAGAPSPTVEVDTGHYRARGRSRLPQSPQGRPVLFQAGDSAEGRDFAARQADVIFSAHSAFDDAQSFAADIRQRTLKAGRPADDVKIFPGQEFILADTDAEAEEKARWVRRKQVTPQTAIAFIENIWGTDLSGYDPDGPLPDIDPVQDVTGETRGAGFRAAQAKTTADAWRERAEAEGLSIRELVIRLNSGRGFVGSPSSVAATLQRYADAGVVDGFNITPWLVPSGMDDIVDRLVPELQERGIYPTSYEGNTLRENLGLRPLDSAALARRTA, from the coding sequence ATGACCGCACCGACCGTCCTCCGCTTCGGCGTCTTCTTCCAGGGCGTCAACTTCTCGACCGTGTGGACCGAGCCGGAGAGCGGCTCCCAGATCGACTTCGAGAGCTTCCGGCGCCTCGCGCAGACGGCCGAGCGCGGCCTGTTCTCGGCGTTCTTCCTCGGCGAGGGGCTGCGATTGCGTGAGCACCTCGGCCGCCTCCACCAGCTCGACGTGGCGGGACGGCCGGACGCGCAGACGCAGCTGGCGGCGCTCGCCGCCGTCACGTCCCGCATCGGACTGGTCGCGACGCAGAACACCACCTACAACGACCCGCTGGACCTCGCCCACCGGTTCGCCAGCCTCGACCTGCTCTCCGGCGGCCGCGCCGCGTGGAACGTGGTGACGACGGACAACGCGTGGACGGGCGAGAACTTCCGGCGCGGCGGCTACCTCGACCACGCGGACCGCTACCGGCACGCGGAGGCCGTCGTGGTCGCCGCCAAGGAGCTCTGGGCCGCCTGGGCCGCCGACATCGCGGACTCCCCGGACGCGGACGCGTGGAGCGCCGGGGCGCCGTCGCCGACGGTCGAGGTGGACACCGGGCACTACCGCGCGCGCGGGCGCAGCCGCCTCCCGCAGAGCCCGCAAGGGCGCCCGGTCCTGTTCCAGGCCGGCGACTCGGCCGAGGGCCGCGACTTCGCCGCCCGTCAGGCCGACGTCATCTTCTCGGCCCACAGCGCGTTCGACGACGCGCAGAGCTTCGCGGCGGACATCCGGCAGCGCACCCTGAAGGCCGGGCGCCCGGCGGACGACGTGAAGATCTTCCCCGGGCAGGAGTTCATCCTCGCCGACACCGACGCGGAGGCCGAGGAGAAGGCGCGGTGGGTGCGCCGCAAGCAGGTCACCCCGCAGACCGCGATCGCCTTCATCGAGAACATCTGGGGCACCGACCTCAGCGGCTACGACCCGGACGGCCCGCTGCCGGACATCGACCCGGTGCAGGACGTCACCGGCGAGACCCGCGGAGCGGGCTTCCGCGCGGCGCAGGCCAAGACCACGGCCGACGCCTGGCGCGAGCGTGCGGAGGCGGAGGGCCTCTCCATCCGCGAGCTCGTCATCCGGCTCAACTCGGGCCGCGGTTTCGTCGGCAGCCCGTCGTCGGTGGCGGCGACCCTGCAGCGCTACGCCGACGCCGGGGTGGTCGACGGCTTCAACATCACACCGTGGCTGGTGCCGTCCGGGATGGACGACATCGTCGACCGGCTCGTCCCGGAGCTGCAGGAACGCGGGATCTACCCGACGAGCTACGAGGGGAACACTCTGCGCGAGAACCTCGGGCTGCGTCCGCTCGACTCCGCGGCGCTCGCGCGACGGACGGCGTGA
- a CDS encoding GNAT family N-acetyltransferase translates to MTTTHPSATVRIRSARADEYPAIGELTHAAYTHDYADLSAHYREELKHPEALLDAFDFFVAEDTSSGELVGTIALLRPGIDQDGRIGSDELYFRLLATHPSARGRGIGAELTRFAVDQARERGQRAVVLNSGPDMLGAHALYRKLGFTRRAEREGTIVLPEGRTLHLLTFVLDLPD, encoded by the coding sequence ATGACCACCACCCACCCGTCAGCGACCGTCCGCATCCGCAGCGCGCGTGCGGACGAGTACCCGGCGATCGGGGAGCTCACCCATGCCGCCTACACGCACGACTACGCGGACCTCTCGGCGCACTACCGCGAGGAGCTCAAGCACCCGGAAGCGCTGCTCGACGCGTTCGACTTCTTCGTGGCGGAGGACACGAGCAGCGGGGAGCTCGTCGGGACCATCGCGCTCCTTCGGCCCGGGATCGATCAGGACGGCCGGATCGGCTCGGACGAGCTCTACTTCCGGCTGCTGGCCACGCATCCGTCAGCGCGGGGCCGCGGGATCGGTGCCGAGCTGACCCGGTTCGCCGTCGATCAGGCGAGAGAGCGCGGCCAGCGCGCGGTCGTGCTGAACAGCGGGCCGGACATGCTGGGCGCCCACGCGCTCTACCGGAAGCTCGGCTTCACGAGGCGCGCGGAACGGGAGGGCACGATCGTCCTGCCCGAGGGGCGCACGCTCCACCTGCTGACCTTCGTCCTCGACCTTCCGGACTGA
- a CDS encoding ABC transporter permease subunit, translating to MSRYILRRLGQAVFVLVVAYVVSYLVLWALPGDALASITGGQSSDLSAGQLAAIRTEWGLDQPVLVRLGTAALHAASGDFGRSFVSGRPVSALIAESLPATLEIAGLGILFALIAGTGIALAATRSRSNRLRGLLLALPPLGVAIPSFWLGLLLIQFFSFQLPIFPATGNDGLISAVLPAITLAVPTSALVAQLLAQGLERELRQPYADTARAKGASATRVQLRHAFRNAALPALTIAGLLVGQLLAGSVVTETVFGRTGVGRLTADAVAAQDIPVVQGVVVFGALVFVTVNLAVDLLYPLLDPRIVTSRAARRAPLKAVTA from the coding sequence GTGAGCAGATACATCCTCCGGAGGCTCGGCCAGGCCGTGTTCGTCCTGGTGGTCGCCTACGTCGTGAGCTACCTCGTGCTCTGGGCGCTCCCCGGGGACGCGCTGGCGAGCATCACCGGCGGCCAGTCGAGCGACCTGAGCGCCGGACAGCTGGCGGCCATCCGCACTGAGTGGGGGCTCGACCAGCCGGTGCTCGTCCGTCTCGGGACCGCCGCGCTGCACGCCGCCTCCGGCGACTTCGGCCGATCGTTCGTCTCCGGACGCCCGGTGTCCGCGCTGATCGCCGAGAGCCTGCCGGCCACGCTGGAGATCGCCGGTCTCGGGATCCTGTTCGCGCTGATCGCCGGCACCGGCATCGCGCTCGCCGCGACGCGGTCACGCTCGAACAGGCTCCGCGGACTCCTGCTGGCGCTGCCGCCGCTGGGCGTCGCGATCCCGTCGTTCTGGCTCGGTCTGCTGCTGATCCAGTTCTTCTCGTTCCAGCTGCCGATCTTCCCGGCGACGGGCAACGACGGTCTGATCAGCGCCGTCCTGCCGGCGATCACGCTCGCGGTCCCGACCAGCGCGCTCGTCGCCCAGCTGCTCGCGCAGGGACTGGAGCGGGAGCTGCGGCAGCCGTACGCGGACACCGCGCGGGCCAAGGGCGCGTCGGCGACCCGCGTCCAGCTGCGGCACGCGTTCCGGAACGCGGCGCTCCCGGCGCTGACGATCGCCGGACTCCTCGTCGGGCAGTTGCTCGCCGGGTCGGTGGTAACGGAGACGGTCTTCGGCCGCACGGGAGTCGGACGGCTGACGGCCGACGCCGTCGCGGCGCAGGACATCCCGGTGGTGCAGGGCGTCGTCGTGTTCGGGGCTCTCGTGTTCGTGACGGTCAACCTGGCCGTGGACCTCCTCTACCCGCTGCTCGACCCGCGGATCGTCACCTCGCGCGCCGCGCGCCGGGCCCCCCTGAAAGCGGTGACCGCATGA
- a CDS encoding ABC transporter permease, translating into MTETIVAELKQVSHASTSSADTAPLPGERAGASGLRGSRLAAALTWLRSRPGVAVSALWIAVLLLAALVPTLFTATDPLAVSSAIRQPPSAAHLFGTDAIGRDLFSRVVHGAGLSLGAAAIAVLVGVLAGTLIGLLAGYRGGWVDAVLMRFADVLLAIPGLLLSLAFVVALGFGTVNVAIAVGVTSIASNARVLRSEVLKVRNSVFVEAAVAGGARPVRVLLRHVLPNSIAPLLALVALDFSAAILAISALSFLGYGAQPPTPEWGALVAGGRDFLATAWWMTTLPGLVIALTVLAGNRLSRAFTAEGAR; encoded by the coding sequence ATGACCGAGACCATCGTGGCCGAGCTGAAGCAGGTCTCCCACGCGTCCACGTCCTCGGCGGACACAGCGCCTCTCCCGGGCGAGCGCGCCGGGGCATCCGGCTTGCGGGGTTCCCGCCTGGCCGCCGCGCTCACCTGGCTGCGCAGCCGGCCAGGGGTCGCGGTGAGCGCCCTCTGGATCGCCGTCCTCCTGCTCGCCGCCCTGGTCCCCACGCTCTTCACCGCGACCGATCCGCTGGCGGTGTCCAGCGCGATCCGGCAGCCGCCGTCGGCCGCTCACCTCTTCGGCACCGACGCGATCGGCCGCGATCTGTTCTCCCGGGTCGTCCACGGCGCGGGACTGTCGCTCGGCGCCGCCGCGATCGCCGTGCTCGTCGGCGTCCTCGCGGGCACGCTGATCGGACTGCTCGCGGGGTATCGCGGGGGATGGGTCGACGCGGTGCTGATGCGTTTCGCCGATGTGCTGCTGGCGATCCCCGGCCTCCTGCTGTCGCTGGCCTTCGTGGTCGCGCTCGGCTTCGGGACGGTGAACGTCGCGATCGCGGTCGGCGTCACCTCGATCGCCTCCAACGCCCGGGTGCTGCGATCCGAGGTGCTGAAGGTGCGCAACAGCGTGTTCGTGGAGGCGGCCGTCGCCGGCGGCGCCCGCCCCGTCCGGGTCCTGCTGCGGCACGTGCTGCCGAACTCGATCGCACCACTGCTCGCGCTCGTCGCCCTCGACTTCTCCGCCGCGATCCTGGCGATCTCGGCGCTCAGCTTCCTCGGCTACGGCGCCCAGCCGCCGACGCCGGAGTGGGGCGCCCTGGTCGCCGGCGGCCGCGACTTCCTCGCGACCGCGTGGTGGATGACCACTCTCCCCGGGCTGGTCATCGCTCTCACCGTGCTCGCCGGCAACCGGCTGTCGCGGGCGTTCACCGCGGAGGGCGCCCGATGA